The following proteins are encoded in a genomic region of Arcobacter suis CECT 7833:
- the clpA gene encoding ATP-dependent Clp protease ATP-binding subunit ClpA, translating into MISKELRSIFTQAVGYAKSSKHEYLTLEHIFLMLIHDQTIENLFIDLGVDTNKLFDDTKKYIDENTPKLPKDIIDEPMETISLTSTIEYMVSHVQTSGKSNANVEDMFVAILKDEKSYASYLLKKLGIQRVDILEEIAHKESDEDSALENDNDMDNKVLDKNSTELVSVAKKGEIDPVIGRDNEISRVIEILSRRKKNNPILVGEPGVGKTAIAEGLALEIANERVPEFLLKAKVFSLDMGSLIAGTKYRGDFEKKLKSLLKEVAKIPNSILFIDEIHTIVGAGSVGGSAMDASNILKPMLANGKLRCIGATTFSEFRNDFSKDKALSRRFAKVDVSEPSIEDSITILEGLKSKYEEYHGVKYTKSAIISAVELSKKYITDRFLPDCAIDVIDEVGASKKISLASELKTKSEKNITITSKDVETTIAKMAHIPERSATKSDLTLLKSLEKNMQKRVFGQDKAISVIVQSIKRNKAGLGLDKKPIGSFLFTGPTGVGKTEVAKELSTQLGIHFERFDMSEYMEAHTISRLIGAPAGYVGFEQGGLLTEAIRKHPHTVLLLDEIEKAHPDLMSILLQVMDNAELTDNSGNKADFQNVVLIMTSNLGATEANVMGFAKNEKLNENKAINKFFAPEFRNRLDSVVTFDSLSIDIVTKVAGKFIEDLEKQLVDKKIKIEISAKAKKELATLGYDKAMGARPLNRVISDKIKNVLTDEILFGKLKKGGFVKIDFEKEFIFEFKSL; encoded by the coding sequence ATGATAAGCAAAGAATTAAGAAGCATTTTTACACAAGCTGTAGGATATGCAAAAAGTAGTAAACATGAGTATTTAACATTAGAACATATTTTTTTGATGTTAATCCATGACCAAACTATTGAAAATTTATTTATAGATCTAGGTGTAGATACGAATAAACTATTTGACGATACAAAAAAATATATTGATGAAAATACACCAAAATTACCAAAAGATATAATAGATGAACCAATGGAGACTATCTCTTTAACATCTACAATAGAATATATGGTTTCACATGTTCAAACAAGTGGAAAATCAAATGCAAATGTAGAAGATATGTTTGTAGCTATTTTAAAAGACGAAAAATCTTATGCTAGTTATTTACTTAAAAAACTAGGTATTCAAAGAGTTGATATTTTAGAAGAGATTGCCCATAAAGAAAGCGATGAAGATAGTGCTTTAGAAAATGATAATGACATGGATAATAAAGTATTGGATAAAAACTCTACAGAGTTAGTCTCAGTTGCAAAGAAGGGTGAAATAGATCCAGTTATTGGAAGAGATAATGAAATTTCAAGGGTAATTGAAATTTTAAGTAGAAGAAAAAAGAATAATCCAATATTAGTTGGTGAACCAGGAGTTGGTAAAACAGCAATTGCTGAAGGTCTAGCTTTAGAAATTGCAAATGAAAGAGTTCCAGAGTTCTTACTAAAAGCAAAAGTTTTTTCACTTGATATGGGTTCATTAATTGCAGGAACAAAATATAGAGGTGATTTTGAGAAAAAATTAAAATCACTTTTAAAAGAAGTGGCAAAAATACCAAATTCGATTTTATTTATTGATGAAATTCATACAATTGTTGGAGCTGGAAGTGTTGGTGGCTCTGCCATGGATGCTTCAAATATCTTAAAACCAATGTTGGCAAATGGAAAATTAAGATGTATTGGTGCAACAACATTTAGTGAATTCAGAAATGATTTTTCAAAAGATAAAGCTTTGAGCAGAAGATTTGCAAAAGTGGATGTAAGTGAACCATCAATTGAAGATTCAATTACGATTTTAGAGGGATTAAAATCAAAATATGAAGAGTATCATGGTGTTAAATATACAAAAAGTGCAATCATAAGTGCTGTTGAATTAAGTAAAAAATACATAACTGATAGATTTTTACCAGATTGTGCAATTGACGTAATCGATGAGGTTGGAGCTTCTAAAAAAATAAGTTTAGCAAGTGAGTTAAAAACAAAATCTGAAAAAAATATAACAATAACTTCAAAAGATGTTGAAACTACAATTGCAAAAATGGCACATATTCCAGAACGAAGTGCAACAAAATCTGATTTAACTCTTTTAAAATCATTAGAAAAAAATATGCAAAAAAGAGTATTTGGTCAAGACAAAGCAATAAGTGTGATAGTTCAATCAATAAAAAGAAATAAAGCTGGACTTGGGCTTGATAAAAAACCAATTGGAAGTTTTTTATTCACAGGACCAACAGGTGTAGGAAAAACAGAAGTAGCTAAAGAGTTATCAACTCAATTAGGAATTCATTTTGAAAGATTTGATATGAGTGAATATATGGAAGCTCATACAATTTCAAGATTAATAGGTGCACCAGCTGGTTATGTTGGATTTGAACAAGGTGGACTTTTAACAGAAGCTATTAGAAAACATCCCCATACAGTTTTATTATTAGATGAAATAGAAAAAGCTCATCCTGATTTAATGTCTATTCTTTTACAAGTTATGGATAATGCTGAATTAACTGATAATAGTGGAAATAAAGCAGATTTTCAAAATGTAGTTTTAATAATGACTTCAAATTTAGGTGCAACTGAAGCAAATGTTATGGGATTTGCAAAAAATGAAAAATTAAATGAAAATAAAGCAATAAATAAATTCTTTGCACCAGAGTTTAGAAATAGACTTGATAGTGTAGTTACATTTGATTCATTAAGTATAGATATAGTTACAAAAGTTGCAGGTAAATTTATAGAAGATTTAGAAAAACAATTAGTAGATAAAAAAATCAAAATTGAAATAAGTGCTAAAGCTAAAAAAGAGTTAGCAACTTTAGGTTATGACAAAGCAATGGGAGCAAGACCACTTAACAGAGTAATATCAGATAAAATCAAAAATGTATTAACAGATGAAATTTTATTTGGTAAGTTAAAAAAGGGTGGATTCGTAAAAATAGATTTCGAAAAAGAGTTTATTTTTGAATTTAAAAGTTTATAA
- a CDS encoding ATP-dependent Clp protease adaptor ClpS yields the protein MSNEIEIELEDDLDLQEPKKYKVFLLNDDFSTMDFVIDVLVRVFRKSVEEASTIMMNIHNKGKELCGTYTYEIATTKVAQVKSMAREKGFPLKAIMEEE from the coding sequence GTGAGTAATGAAATAGAGATAGAATTAGAAGATGATTTAGATTTACAAGAGCCAAAAAAATATAAAGTTTTTTTATTAAATGATGATTTTTCAACAATGGATTTTGTAATAGATGTTTTAGTAAGAGTTTTTAGAAAATCAGTTGAAGAAGCATCTACTATTATGATGAATATTCATAATAAAGGAAAAGAGTTATGTGGAACTTATACTTATGAAATAGCAACAACTAAAGTTGCACAAGTTAAAAGTATGGCAAGAGAAAAAGGTTTCCCTTTAAAAGCTATAATGGAAGAAGAATAA
- the bioD gene encoding dethiobiotin synthase gives MKNEISYYVNKSLFITATNTDVGKTYACEKFLNYFAKAGLKVGYFKPFETGVFDKPLDGSKMLELAKKLNPSFNVTINDVVPYQFKLPAAPYVAKGNTIIDIDFLKEKKRYLEQFCDVLIIEGAGGLMVPIEKNLFVIDLIKEFECEAILITPSKLGCINDTLLSINALKAKNIDFEFYINLYQDINSFEEVSKPFLLDYFEKLNFLEDLGKL, from the coding sequence ATGAAAAATGAGATTAGCTATTATGTAAACAAATCTTTATTTATTACTGCAACTAATACAGATGTAGGGAAAACTTACGCTTGTGAAAAGTTTTTAAACTATTTTGCAAAAGCTGGATTAAAAGTTGGATATTTCAAACCTTTTGAAACAGGAGTATTCGATAAACCACTAGATGGAAGTAAAATGCTCGAACTTGCAAAAAAACTAAACCCATCTTTTAATGTAACTATTAATGATGTAGTTCCTTATCAATTTAAACTTCCAGCTGCTCCTTATGTGGCAAAAGGAAACACTATTATTGATATAGATTTTTTAAAAGAAAAAAAAAGATATTTAGAACAATTTTGTGATGTTCTTATAATTGAAGGTGCTGGTGGATTAATGGTTCCTATTGAAAAAAATTTATTTGTTATAGATTTAATAAAAGAGTTTGAATGTGAAGCGATTTTAATTACGCCTTCAAAACTTGGATGTATAAATGACACCCTACTTTCTATAAATGCTTTAAAAGCAAAAAATATTGATTTTGAGTTTTATATAAATTTATATCAAGATATAAATAGCTTTGAAGAAGTATCAAAACCATTCTTGCTTGACTACTTTGAAAAACTAAATTTTTTAGAAGATTTGGGAAAATTATAA
- a CDS encoding HpcH/HpaI aldolase/citrate lyase family protein, producing the protein MTSAIDLSKLTANDDLTPVLGGYWPGIQIYYPPIKFNPLDGTYESMEQAKLRLQKHAYKTKAHTVLFDLEDGCRQKAMSRELLIQELPKFPERNFQIAVRLNPFRTDEYEEDLKMLKQIHQYIDVIVLAKAGEVYGSAEIRDLSSWLISIGSKLTIQPIIEHPKSLQIADRLMEHSTVKHVVFGIHDFSKAMAYKITPQGWINELETFFNMLTMEARIKGKGVIGGVEVMLTPHSLPDNCVEKKDIRRWLDLHGDDASRHVYAHAIRENAMGLTGKQIITPNHINICKVAFTPSPKEIEKDVRILKAAIEADALLSGAIRYEGEMLDPPMFGKSLQNILRAYALRSLAKEDEIFALSVLNRMPIHTFKENWPYGQI; encoded by the coding sequence ATGACTTCTGCAATAGATTTATCTAAATTAACAGCAAATGATGATTTAACACCAGTTCTTGGTGGATATTGGCCTGGTATTCAAATATATTACCCACCAATTAAATTTAATCCACTTGATGGAACATATGAAAGTATGGAACAAGCAAAATTAAGACTACAAAAACATGCTTATAAAACAAAAGCACATACAGTGTTATTTGACTTAGAAGATGGTTGTAGACAAAAAGCTATGTCAAGAGAGTTATTAATTCAAGAATTACCAAAATTTCCTGAAAGAAATTTTCAAATAGCGGTAAGACTTAATCCATTTAGAACTGATGAATATGAAGAAGATTTAAAAATGTTAAAACAAATTCATCAATATATTGATGTTATCGTTTTAGCAAAAGCTGGAGAAGTTTATGGAAGTGCAGAAATTAGAGACTTATCTTCTTGGTTAATTTCAATCGGAAGTAAGTTAACAATTCAACCAATTATTGAACATCCAAAATCTTTACAAATTGCGGACAGATTAATGGAGCATTCAACTGTTAAACACGTTGTATTTGGAATCCATGACTTTTCAAAAGCAATGGCTTATAAAATCACTCCTCAAGGATGGATTAATGAGTTAGAAACTTTCTTTAATATGCTTACAATGGAAGCTAGAATTAAAGGTAAAGGAGTTATTGGTGGAGTTGAAGTTATGCTTACACCACATTCATTACCTGATAATTGTGTTGAGAAAAAAGATATTAGAAGATGGTTAGATTTACATGGTGATGATGCATCAAGACATGTTTATGCTCACGCAATTAGAGAAAATGCAATGGGATTAACAGGTAAACAAATAATTACTCCAAATCACATTAATATTTGTAAAGTTGCATTTACTCCTTCTCCAAAAGAGATTGAAAAAGATGTAAGAATATTAAAAGCAGCTATTGAAGCAGATGCATTATTATCTGGGGCAATTAGATATGAAGGTGAAATGTTAGATCCACCTATGTTTGGTAAATCATTACAAAATATTTTAAGAGCTTATGCATTAAGATCTTTAGCAAAAGAGGATGAAATATTCGCATTATCTGTATTAAACAGAATGCCAATTCATACATTTAAAGAAAACTGGCCATACGGTCAAATTTAG
- a CDS encoding aldolase/citrate lyase family protein, with amino-acid sequence MSSNVKIEIPEFLNIGVACTSSHMGTPKENSIAMIIEDDKLGTDEITYKDLATKSDQVCNFFTSIGLEARDRVLVCLKNSLAYPISFFGTMKAGIIAVPTSTLLSGSEVKYLAEDSQARAIVLSASMYENLVPYLENLDNLKTIVIAGIDSVENIKKPRDINVYSLNEIFKTVDKTPKHYNSKSGEPAYLVYTSGTTGYPKGVLHSHRSLVGRKPATDYWFNFKENDRIMHSGKFNWTYVLGSALMDPLFNGHTVIAYEGANDASTWIDLIKKHQCTIFIGVPTIYRQIIQKTDFTLEDCPSLRYCMSAGEHLSDEMLGLWREKFKQDIYEAIGMSECSYYISHSIYNPIRPGSAGFVQPGHIVKLLDPETLEEVEDGEEGMICIGEDDPGLFLEYWQLEDETAKSRHDGYFFTGDYAKKDEDGYIWFIGRKDDIINTFGFRVSPHEIERVVKTNDLVADCVAFGLDIEKDKTIVAIAVIGHSDLTAEQEAEILAFSQANLAKYKAPKRIFIMKDYPRTKNGKVLRKQLVKNLHDLENAHACGKEPVEYKARRSMLFVPSYNKHNVEKARTVLADAVIFDLEAILQEQREAGRSVIKEVYKESGSKFGESERVLRINNLGSEDLKKDLALAREIELDALLFSKIQSKEDVLEAVKLIEEVNPNLSLMIMIETPLSVLNIHEICAASPKVEVVVIGSNKLANRLHIDIKKGSKAMFNYLSQIALASKAYGKTVIDGPHFDVNDEFACEDSTKDAFNLGFDGKSLVHPVQIEYINDIFTPKQAEVEDYEKMIAKYDEAVKEGKEVILHNDRLVDSSRIKWAKKMITLYETYKSLGQNLFNK; translated from the coding sequence ATGAGTTCAAACGTTAAAATAGAAATACCTGAATTTTTAAACATTGGAGTTGCTTGTACTTCTTCTCATATGGGAACACCTAAAGAGAATAGTATTGCAATGATTATTGAAGATGATAAATTAGGTACAGATGAGATAACTTATAAAGATTTAGCAACTAAATCTGATCAAGTTTGTAATTTCTTCACAAGCATTGGTCTTGAAGCTAGAGATAGAGTATTAGTTTGTTTAAAAAACTCTCTTGCTTACCCTATTTCGTTTTTTGGAACTATGAAAGCTGGAATTATTGCAGTTCCTACTTCTACACTTTTAAGTGGTAGTGAAGTTAAATATTTAGCTGAAGATTCTCAAGCAAGAGCAATTGTATTATCAGCTTCTATGTATGAAAACTTAGTTCCATATTTAGAAAACTTAGATAATTTAAAAACTATCGTTATTGCTGGAATTGATAGTGTTGAAAATATAAAAAAACCAAGAGATATTAATGTATATTCATTAAATGAAATTTTCAAAACAGTTGATAAAACACCAAAACATTATAATTCAAAATCTGGTGAACCAGCATATTTAGTATATACATCTGGAACAACTGGTTATCCAAAAGGTGTACTACACTCTCACAGATCACTTGTTGGAAGAAAACCAGCTACTGATTATTGGTTTAACTTTAAAGAAAATGACAGAATCATGCATTCTGGTAAATTTAACTGGACTTATGTTTTAGGTTCTGCACTTATGGATCCATTATTTAATGGTCATACAGTTATTGCTTATGAAGGAGCAAATGATGCTTCAACGTGGATTGATTTAATTAAAAAACACCAATGTACAATTTTCATTGGAGTTCCAACAATTTATAGACAAATCATCCAAAAAACTGATTTTACTTTAGAAGATTGCCCAAGTTTGAGATATTGTATGAGTGCAGGTGAGCATTTATCAGATGAGATGTTAGGTCTTTGGAGAGAAAAATTCAAACAAGATATTTATGAAGCAATCGGAATGAGTGAATGTTCTTATTATATTTCTCACTCTATTTACAATCCAATTAGACCAGGAAGTGCTGGATTTGTTCAACCAGGTCACATTGTAAAACTTTTAGATCCTGAAACTTTAGAAGAAGTTGAAGATGGTGAAGAAGGTATGATTTGTATTGGTGAAGACGATCCTGGTTTATTCTTAGAGTATTGGCAATTAGAAGATGAAACAGCAAAATCAAGACATGATGGATATTTCTTTACAGGCGATTATGCTAAAAAAGATGAAGATGGATATATTTGGTTTATTGGTAGAAAAGATGATATTATCAATACTTTTGGATTTAGAGTATCTCCACATGAAATCGAAAGAGTTGTAAAAACTAATGATTTAGTTGCAGATTGTGTTGCTTTTGGTTTAGATATTGAAAAAGATAAAACTATTGTTGCTATTGCTGTAATTGGTCATTCTGATTTAACAGCTGAACAAGAAGCAGAAATTTTAGCATTTTCACAAGCTAACCTTGCAAAATATAAAGCACCAAAAAGAATCTTTATAATGAAAGATTATCCAAGAACTAAAAATGGAAAAGTTTTAAGAAAACAATTAGTTAAAAACTTACATGATTTAGAAAACGCTCATGCTTGTGGAAAAGAACCAGTAGAATATAAAGCTAGAAGATCAATGTTATTTGTACCTTCATACAATAAACATAATGTTGAAAAAGCAAGAACAGTACTTGCAGATGCTGTAATTTTTGACCTTGAAGCAATTTTACAAGAACAACGAGAAGCTGGAAGAAGTGTAATTAAAGAAGTTTATAAAGAAAGCGGTTCTAAATTTGGTGAATCTGAAAGAGTTCTTAGAATCAATAATCTTGGAAGTGAAGATCTTAAAAAAGATTTAGCACTTGCACGTGAGATTGAATTAGATGCTTTATTATTCTCTAAAATTCAATCAAAAGAAGATGTTTTAGAAGCAGTTAAATTAATAGAAGAAGTAAATCCAAATTTATCTTTAATGATTATGATTGAAACTCCATTATCTGTTTTAAATATCCATGAAATTTGTGCAGCATCTCCAAAAGTTGAAGTTGTTGTAATTGGTTCTAATAAACTTGCAAATAGACTTCATATTGATATTAAAAAAGGTTCAAAAGCGATGTTTAATTACTTATCGCAAATTGCATTAGCTTCAAAAGCTTATGGAAAAACTGTAATTGATGGACCTCACTTTGATGTTAATGATGAGTTTGCTTGTGAAGATTCAACAAAAGATGCATTTAATTTAGGATTTGATGGTAAATCATTGGTTCACCCAGTTCAAATTGAATATATCAATGATATTTTCACTCCAAAACAAGCTGAAGTTGAAGATTATGAAAAAATGATTGCTAAATATGATGAAGCAGTAAAAGAAGGTAAAGAAGTTATTTTACATAATGATAGACTAGTTGATTCTTCAAGAATTAAATGGGCTAAAAAAATGATTACATTATATGAAACATATAAATCATTAGGTCAAAACCTATTTAATAAATAA
- a CDS encoding MaoC family dehydratase — protein MSKISTKINMGNFFEDFSIGQKIVHPLPRTISDGDVSLYIAFTGSRFALHSSDTVAKEMGYDKKPIDDVLMFHLTFGKSVQDVSLNAIANLGYAEISFPNSVYVGDTVSMTSTVIGLKENSNGKSGVVYVHSIGVNQNCEEVLNFKRWVMVHKKDQTTLSGINEVPTFAKTTPIADVINIPTIKTVDTDASGGKYFFEDYVQGERLNHPEGITIDNSDHTLATKLYQNNAKVHFNDHMMKSTPMGQRLMYGGIIISMARAISFNGLQNAQWIYAINSGAHANPTYAGDTIYAYTEIIETIEVNREDIGLLRLRTVGIKNQTAKEIENPKGEDGKYLPNVVLDLDYTVVIPKKKTEKK, from the coding sequence TTGTCTAAAATAAGCACTAAAATTAATATGGGTAATTTTTTTGAAGATTTTTCAATCGGTCAAAAAATCGTTCATCCACTTCCTAGAACAATAAGTGATGGTGATGTATCTTTATACATTGCTTTCACTGGTTCAAGATTTGCTCTGCACTCTTCTGATACAGTGGCAAAAGAGATGGGTTACGATAAAAAACCAATTGATGATGTTTTAATGTTCCATTTAACATTTGGAAAATCTGTTCAAGATGTATCTTTAAATGCAATTGCAAATTTAGGATACGCTGAAATTTCTTTCCCTAATTCAGTTTATGTTGGTGATACAGTAAGTATGACATCAACAGTTATTGGACTAAAAGAGAATTCAAATGGAAAAAGTGGAGTTGTTTATGTTCACTCTATTGGGGTTAATCAAAATTGTGAAGAAGTTTTAAATTTCAAAAGATGGGTTATGGTTCACAAAAAAGACCAAACTACATTATCTGGAATTAATGAAGTTCCAACTTTTGCAAAAACTACACCAATAGCTGATGTTATAAATATTCCAACTATTAAAACAGTAGATACAGATGCTAGTGGTGGAAAATATTTCTTTGAAGATTATGTACAAGGGGAGAGATTAAATCACCCAGAGGGTATTACTATTGATAATAGTGACCATACATTAGCAACAAAGTTATATCAAAACAATGCAAAAGTACATTTTAATGACCACATGATGAAATCTACACCTATGGGTCAAAGACTTATGTACGGTGGAATCATTATTTCAATGGCTAGAGCTATTTCTTTTAATGGATTACAAAATGCCCAATGGATTTATGCAATAAATAGTGGAGCTCATGCAAACCCTACTTATGCAGGTGATACAATCTATGCTTATACTGAAATTATTGAAACAATTGAAGTTAATAGAGAAGATATTGGATTATTAAGACTTAGAACAGTTGGAATTAAAAACCAAACTGCAAAAGAGATTGAAAATCCAAAAGGTGAAGATGGTAAATATTTACCAAATGTTGTTCTTGATTTGGATTACACTGTTGTAATTCCAAAGAAAAAAACTGAAAAAAAATAA
- a CDS encoding HpcH/HpaI aldolase/citrate lyase family protein: MTHPSEALFGSGDNLPIIPSCEHFAGSEKLILKGFEMQKKSGPVFDITCDCEDGAETGKEVAHAEMIVRVVNSDANPYGMAGTRIHDFDHPDWRQDIDILVPGAGEKLAYITIPKSTSYEDAKTQVEYIQEVAKKAGISREIPIHVLIETHGALRDVEKTATLPWVQVLDFGLMDFVSGYQGAIPASCMRSPGQFDHRLIAAAKAKVVQAALSNHIIPAHNVTLDLKNPYQTYKDAEKARNEFGFLRMWSIYPTQVQAIVDAMKPDFTELEDAQNILIAAQDAEWGPIQYDGELHDRATYRYFWELVQRAKFSGTKLQDIVEQRFFS; this comes from the coding sequence ATGACACACCCAAGCGAAGCACTATTTGGTTCTGGAGACAACTTACCAATCATCCCATCTTGCGAGCATTTTGCAGGTAGCGAAAAGCTAATCTTAAAAGGTTTTGAGATGCAAAAAAAATCAGGACCTGTTTTTGATATTACTTGTGACTGTGAAGATGGAGCTGAAACTGGTAAAGAAGTAGCACATGCTGAAATGATCGTAAGAGTTGTAAATTCTGATGCAAATCCTTATGGAATGGCAGGAACTAGAATTCACGATTTTGACCATCCAGATTGGAGACAAGATATTGATATTTTAGTACCAGGAGCAGGTGAGAAATTAGCATATATTACAATTCCAAAATCAACTTCTTATGAAGATGCAAAAACTCAAGTTGAATATATTCAAGAAGTAGCTAAAAAAGCTGGAATTAGTAGAGAAATTCCAATTCACGTTTTAATAGAAACTCATGGAGCATTAAGAGATGTTGAAAAAACTGCAACATTACCATGGGTACAAGTATTAGACTTTGGATTAATGGACTTCGTTTCTGGTTACCAAGGTGCAATTCCTGCTTCTTGTATGAGAAGTCCAGGTCAATTTGATCATAGATTAATTGCTGCTGCTAAAGCTAAAGTTGTTCAAGCTGCACTTTCTAATCACATTATTCCTGCACACAATGTTACTTTAGATTTAAAAAACCCATACCAAACTTACAAAGATGCTGAAAAAGCAAGAAATGAGTTCGGATTCTTAAGAATGTGGTCAATTTATCCAACACAAGTACAAGCTATTGTTGATGCAATGAAACCAGACTTTACAGAACTTGAAGATGCACAAAATATCCTAATTGCTGCTCAAGATGCTGAGTGGGGACCAATTCAATATGATGGTGAGTTACACGATAGAGCAACTTACAGATATTTCTGGGAATTAGTACAAAGAGCAAAATTCTCTGGAACTAAATTACAAGATATAGTAGAACAAAGATTCTTCTCTTAA
- a CDS encoding fumarate hydratase: MKVIKEQDIIDSIADACQYISYFHPEDFVKGMVEAYEVEKSEAAKNAIGQILINSKMCAMGHRPLCQDTGSVNIFIRVGLNAKLELTRELVDVLNAGVAKGYTNPDNTLRYSVVSDPAGKRTNTKDNTPAVIHVTVDNSDELDITVAAKGGGSENKSKFAVLNPSDSVYDWVMANVREMGAGWCPPGILGIGIGGNPEKAMLLAKESLMGHVDIHELQARGPQNALEELRLKLYEDINKVGIGAQGLGGLTTVLDVKILDYPCHAASLPVAMIPNCAATRHIHFKLKGGNGPAIFNVPSLDIWPDIELPMDTIKRVNIADLTKENLSQFKSGDTLLLSGKILTARDAAHKKIVEYKNAGKPLPNGVDLKDRFIYYVGPVDPVRDEAVGPAGPTTSTRMDKFTKDMMEIGIMGMIGKAERKQPTIDLIKEYKSIYLIATGGAAYLISQSIKSAKVLAFEEIGMEAIYEFEVKDMPVTVAVDTEGVSIHTTGPAKWRTI; the protein is encoded by the coding sequence ATGAAAGTAATAAAAGAACAAGATATTATAGATAGTATTGCTGATGCCTGTCAGTATATTTCATATTTTCACCCAGAAGATTTTGTAAAAGGTATGGTTGAAGCATATGAAGTTGAAAAATCAGAAGCTGCTAAAAATGCAATTGGACAAATTTTAATAAACTCTAAAATGTGTGCTATGGGTCACAGACCTTTATGTCAAGATACTGGAAGTGTTAACATTTTCATAAGAGTTGGATTAAATGCTAAACTTGAATTAACAAGAGAATTAGTTGATGTATTAAATGCTGGTGTTGCAAAAGGTTATACTAATCCAGATAATACTTTAAGATATTCTGTTGTTTCAGATCCTGCTGGAAAAAGAACAAATACAAAAGATAATACTCCTGCTGTTATTCATGTTACTGTTGATAATTCTGATGAATTAGATATTACAGTTGCTGCAAAAGGTGGTGGAAGTGAAAACAAATCGAAATTTGCAGTATTAAATCCTAGTGATTCAGTTTATGACTGGGTTATGGCAAATGTTAGAGAAATGGGTGCTGGTTGGTGTCCTCCTGGAATTTTAGGTATTGGTATTGGTGGAAATCCAGAAAAAGCTATGCTTTTAGCAAAAGAGTCTTTAATGGGTCATGTTGATATTCATGAACTACAAGCAAGAGGTCCTCAAAATGCTTTAGAAGAATTAAGATTAAAATTATATGAAGATATTAACAAAGTTGGTATTGGAGCTCAAGGTCTTGGTGGATTAACTACAGTTTTAGATGTTAAAATTTTAGATTATCCATGTCATGCTGCTTCACTTCCTGTTGCTATGATTCCTAACTGTGCAGCTACAAGACATATTCACTTTAAATTAAAAGGTGGAAATGGACCAGCTATATTTAATGTACCTTCATTAGATATTTGGCCAGATATTGAATTACCAATGGATACAATTAAAAGAGTAAATATTGCAGATTTAACAAAAGAAAACTTATCTCAATTTAAATCAGGAGATACATTATTACTTTCAGGAAAAATTTTAACAGCAAGAGATGCTGCTCACAAAAAAATTGTTGAGTACAAAAATGCTGGTAAACCACTTCCAAATGGTGTTGATTTAAAAGACAGATTCATCTACTACGTAGGACCTGTTGATCCAGTAAGAGATGAAGCAGTAGGACCTGCGGGACCAACTACATCTACAAGAATGGATAAATTTACAAAAGACATGATGGAAATTGGAATCATGGGAATGATTGGAAAAGCTGAAAGAAAACAACCAACAATTGATTTAATTAAAGAGTATAAGTCTATTTATTTAATTGCAACAGGAGGTGCAGCATATTTAATTTCTCAATCAATTAAATCTGCAAAAGTTTTAGCTTTTGAAGAAATTGGTATGGAAGCTATCTATGAATTTGAAGTAAAAGATATGCCAGTTACTGTAGCTGTTGATACAGAAGGTGTTTCAATTCACACTACTGGTCCTGCTAAATGGAGAACAATTTAA